Within Trichoderma atroviride chromosome 2, complete sequence, the genomic segment TTGAACATGTCGCTGGCAATGGTGGTTATTCTCGTCCACGCAGTGGTGCCAAACTCGGCGGGTGTCTTTTGCAGGCGAGTCTTGATTGTGTCGATGGGAGCATTGCTGAGAGGGCCCATGGCGCCGCTCACAAGACCAATGATGGTTGTCTGCCAGCTGGGGAGGTTACCGTCCGCATACTGAGGCTGATAGTCCTTGAGCCAGTTCTTAAAGTACGAGTACGCCGTGAAGTTGACAGCCTGGTTCGATCCCTGTCTCAGAGCCGTCAAGCTAACGCCGCGATACAGCGCGCCAACGCCCTCCTCCTTGACGACAGTGTACAGCGCATGCGCCGCGTTTCTGTACTTTGGAATGTCCAGCGGGTCAGCCATGGAGTGGTGCTGCGCCTGCAGCCGGATCTTGATGACCTCCATGGGCGTCACGACGGCCACGGCCTCGGTCACGCCCGCCGCCAGACCGGCCATGAAGGTGCCGCGGCCGGAGACGGTGCCGGTGGACTTGTCGGCGAGGAGCTGCTTGTACCACTCAAACGAGGTGAAGCGGATGGCCATCTTGGGGACGATGCCGGTCAGGACGGCGCCGAGGCCCTTGTACAGCGCGAGGGGGGGTTTCCTTCTTGACGACCTCGACACCGGTTTTGATGAAGCCGCGGCGGGGGGGCGCCGGGCATGCGCGCGCGACGGGAGAGCTGCATGCGCACTTTGATTGTATCTGCGTGGGTGTTAGTATGATGTTTTATTGTGGATGATGAGTTTGTATAAGAGGTTGGGGACGTACCTAAAGGGTGGCAGGCGAGAGCTTCCATCATGCCGGCACCACCTCCAGCTATGGGAACGAAGCATGTTAGTTACATGTCATTGGCAACTTGTGGTTTATGGAAAATAGAAGTCAAAGAGCAATAGCGTACCGATGAGGTTTGTCGCCGCCGTGGGCGGTTGTTTTGAGCCTTCTCTAGTCATTGTGATGGCTGTGCTTCGTACTCAAAAGGGAGGTATGTATGAGCTCCTCGAGGAATGATTGCTCTTCAGGAATAtgcttctttgttttgtttataGCTTTCCGTTGTATAGTGAGTCACCACCTTTGTGTGTGCTGCCGAGGATATCGTGTGCCACCACGCGGAATGAGCCGAGcttattttctttgtttaaTATGAAGCTATGGGGATAGCTAGGCGATTTGGGGGACCAGGAGGAGCCGGGTATTCAATCAAGCGAGTTGTAATGCAGGGGGGGAATTGCAAGCAGGAGGAATGAAtaagaggatgaggaggagatggGACGAAGGGATTGACACGAGAGGTAAGAAGGAGtaagaaaacaagaggaaTAAACACAAAAAAGAGTCATActccaaagaaaaaagagccgATATACGCTTCTTTaagaagaaagcagccaCCCAGTTTTGACATATGATTCCGGCTCTCTAGCCCCCCCCCAGCCAGCATCATGGCTTTTCTTCTATACACGCCCCCCTTTTGCCCGTTTTGGAGCTAGAGGCtgcaaggcaaaaagaactacacgaggaagaggaaaagggaaggaaaaaagcCACAGCCATTGGACCGTTCAGCCCCCCAATCACAAGACTCAAACCCCCCCCATGTCCTAACAAAATGAATAAGGTGAGCCACAGCTCGGTAGACTTTTGCGTCTATTGGAATAAATTTTGCCCCTCCCCCTTCAGGCCGGAAAGCCGGGGTTTGGTGCTGGGTAGATGATAGGCTGAGACATGTGCTTCTGTTTGCCAATAAGGCTTGTATCTACAACACTGCCGTACTGGAAAAGCTTAAGCCGCCGGGACCCCGCGAAAAACAGCAGTAAAAAATATGGGGGAAATCTTGCTTGGCCCGCGGCTTTGAAAGTTCGCCTGGGTTACCCCCCACATGCTACggaaaggaaaggagaaAGGGGGGGTGTGAGAAGCATTTCGTTTATTCAATGGAAAATACCTAGAGCTTGACATGAAAGACAACCAACTCAGTCAATCATGGGGTAGTACTGTAGTACCGTAATTCCAGGGACGAGTACACAGGTGAAAGGAGGCCATAGCCGGACGGGTGGAGGAATTTCGGCTTGAAAAGCCGGGGCTGCCAGTCCGATCTATGTGTGGAGGAGCTCCGTGTGGCCGGAGAAAAGTCAATTGTATAGCGCAGGGGGTTACATAACATGCACATGCAGTAATTAGCATGCAGACTATTTTCAGAGATAATTCCTTTTTGTAATTcaaaaaaatatatattattcttctgcttcaatGCTGCGCAATGTGTAGTGCAACACCCGAATGATCATCCCATGTgccaaataaaaaaacataaaCCACCCAAAAGTGACGTTATTCGTCCTTCCCTCGTACCGACCACAGGCCGAGCTTGTGATAATGCGGGGTGCCGAGCCACAGTGATGACGGCACACCCCCCCCGGGTGGGTATCTTTCTTTGCAATCTTATCTAAGACAAGAAAGCAAGTTCAAGCAATAGAGCAAAACAACAGAATATCTGAACTAGGCCGGGAGGGATCGGAGGCGCGGGAAAATCGTTAGGGAGAGCACCTAGGTTGACCCGCTGATTTGCCGTCTTGGACCGAGGTTCGTTTGCAATTCGGCTCATGGGGAGTTCCAATTTAGTTCaggcaaagaagccaagagTCATTTGACGTTTGTTTGGACGCTGATCGGAGGCGTGTACAGGGCTTGACTGATTGTGGTAAGCGTGAGATTGTATATGATTGCTTGTTCATAACTATTTGAGCAGACAACGTAGAAGTGACAACTCTCTAATGAATAGGAAATTTAGTAGAGTAACAGCTCTGTATAATAAGCTGCTTACCTCATGCGACTCCCTTGTATTATTGCAGGTAGCTGCACCGAAGGATTTGCTGGCGATATATGTCAGCATTCCTTCAGCGGTGTCCATCTTTGTAAGCCGACGCTCTTCAATTTCAGTTGATCAAAATCCAATCTCAACCGATCAAAATCCAATCTAATTTGATCTGTGCAGAAACACCAAATCCCAGCATGCAATCGTTATAACAACATTGTACCTGACAGCGCAAGCACCCCATACTCTTCAAACGCTGCTATACTACCGATGCACTAGCCCGTCCCTCGTACGCAAGCTGGCACTGCCTCAAAGTATACCACCACTCTAACCTACCCTGACAAGCAACCTCCAACTCCAACCCGTCGTTCACGGGAGGAATCTGCTCATGCATATCCGCCGTCAAGACCAAAACGCCGCGGACTTTCGGGCATTGGGCTATGTTCCGAGTGATAACAAATCGGATCGTTGCATCGCGGGGCACATGCTGCTTATTGCTCAGTCTGTCCAGCCTGACTTGCCCTACGACTGCTCGTGATCCGTCGCAATAGTGCAAAAGCACGCCGGTGGTGACGCCATTGACATTACACGGCTCCAAGAAATCCAGGTCATCGAGAGATGCAGACGTGTAAAAGTAGCTCTCGGCAGAAGTGCCTTTCGGGTACTGGGACGTCGAGACCGGCAAATTCAGGCTGCCAAACGGGTCTTCAATTTCCGGTGGTGCTGGGTTGAGAGCCAGCTCGAGTATCCCAGCCGAATCATCAATGTAGATATAATCCGGCTCCCTTCGAAGTGCAGTAATGCGTGTATGGACATATGTATGGCCTGGTATTGGGTGCTTCCCTAACACATGCACGCGACCAGCTGTAGTCACCAGCACCAAATCAATCTCTGTTCGGCAACAGTGTGTGTGCTCTCGACGCCAAATCTCCTGAAGGAATTCGCCGCGGCCCATAGGGAAGTGCAGCCATGTCGTCATGTCTTGAGGCAGTTCGGCGTAGCACGACAAATCATCCGCGGCTGTATGCCTCACAATCTTGAGCGCTAGTTGAAAGGGGTTCCACGCTACCGAGTATCCTGTCGTTTCAGGGTCATTGATCTTGACGCGATTAAATCTAGATGGCTTCGATGAGTGTGTCACAATGAAACGGATGAGATCTTTTCGACAGAACGGGGCTGACCATAATGCCGGTCGACAAATCCCTCGTTCGGCTTCTTGAATATTGCGGAGTTTGAGTCCCTTGATTAATTAGCATGTACGGATACCAACAAGACTGCAgctgatggagagagaacACACAATGTCTACTTACATCAAACTCGAAATGGAGTACAGAGTCTTCAACCAGCGGCAGGACCTGCCACCAGTCCAGTGGATgattctccatctccagagtCTCTGTTGAGCACGCGACGACAATCCTCTTCACGCCCAAGGGGCCTCGTCTAACGTAAATAATATCTTCTATTGCTTTCGATCCCGGATCGTAAACAAGGTCATCCCCATGATTATTGCTCAGCGCTGAGACATACGTCTCGCCGTGTAGTTTCACGTACGTTGCCCATATACGTGATGAGGTTTTCACTTGACTGCTTGAAGCCTcgaccatcttctcttttgcttgtaAAGTTGAACGCACCAGGTCGCGCCTTGAGGCCCTTTTAGATGCTAGATGGCGCTTGAGATCAGCTGATTGTGCAATTGGTAACTCAAACCCTGGGTCCCAGGTGGTCACCTCCAAGGTTTTCGAAGACGGCAGACCCTCTGCTGCACAAGTTGAGTGGCAGGCCAGCGCGAGGCCGTCGACATGCTGGCAGTTGGTAATTACGCATGGGTAATATGTACCCCGTTGGAGACAAATCGGTTCTTCCTTTGACGATGCTACAAGTTCTTCGTCAGTGTTGATCTCTTGGATGCAGAAGAGTAATTTACTGAAGATAATGGGCTCATCAGCCTTCATTTCTAAGGTGCAAAGTACGCAGTGGGGGGCTATGCAAGCTTGCA encodes:
- a CDS encoding uncharacterized protein (EggNog:ENOG41); this encodes MKADEPIIFSKLLFCIQEINTDEELVASSKEEPICLQRGTYYPCVITNCQHVDGLALACHSTCAAEGLPSSKTLEVTTWDPGFELPIAQSADLKRHLASKRASRRDLVRSTLQAKEKMVEASSSQVKTSSRIWATYVKLHGETYVSALSNNHGDDLVYDPGSKAIEDIIYVRRGPLGVKRIVVACSTETLEMENHPLDWWQVLPLVEDSVLHFEFDGLKLRNIQEAERGICRPALWSAPFCRKDLIRFIVTHSSKPSRFNRVKINDPETTGYSVAWNPFQLALKIVRHTAADDLSCYAELPQDMTTWLHFPMGRGEFLQEIWRREHTHCCRTEIDLVLVTTAGRVHVLGKHPIPGHTYVHTRITALRREPDYIYIDDSAGILELALNPAPPEIEDPFGSLNLPVSTSQYPKGTSAESYFYTSASLDDLDFLEPCNVNGVTTGVLLHYCDGSRAVVGQVRLDRLSNKQHVPRDATIRFVITRNIAQCPKVRGVLVLTADMHEQIPPVNDGLELEVACQGRLEWWYTLRQCQLAYEGRASASVV